A part of Crassostrea angulata isolate pt1a10 chromosome 5, ASM2561291v2, whole genome shotgun sequence genomic DNA contains:
- the LOC128184699 gene encoding uncharacterized protein LOC128184699: protein MHKNEVIVAKALSLPKNSAERKEIWKTLRNEGDWDHNFNVLKNGTGTLIPKYREQKTRAHSEFIPCSGCKGLYSKTSLSDHFKTCVSKQTDKKNQGVKEGRFLLPIPEHINGGFYKDVLLSMSQDDIYMYIYRDPLILKFGKRLYENKDIQEHTSNHISCRMRELGRLIGEAKKTPVWGIQKIEDCFSPEKFNNVVSCVKSLAGFSEDTHMYATPSLALKIGYSLQRCARIYRSDGIIESDITKQENGSAFIQLYESDWNDLISSRARQTLSEKKYNAPKMLPLCEDVYKLNSYLKEKIKELLMKLSNDSAFYIELAKMTLCHITLFNRKRGGDVQRITVDNYKQAIEAQNSVPYDDELKSSLSDVEIELCRSLTRIELKGKQERKVAILLTPEMIKCIDLLMQKRSDANVCGKYLFARPSPSTRTLRASDVLNEICGKIELRYGNIITYTNLRKHIATMAQIHELSENGQDQLAKFLGHDIRVHREIYRQPLDIIQKTKISKMLMLINEGKNVTEMLFNNQEEVKEIDGSCADESDGEMDYQTDKDSLHNKSAQGKRKAPSDGRSTDENSAGKRHKTQKKPWNPSEMNSVNKHFSHFIAMSKVPGKNDIENVLKKDKILSKRTWRNVKDQVYNLIKKQRKC from the exons ATGCACAAAAATGAAGTTATTGTAGCTAAGGCTCTTTCCTTACCCAAAAACAGTGccgaaagaaaagaaatttggAAAACATTAAGAAATGAAGGAGACTGGGATCACAACTTCAACGTTCTGAAAAATGGAACTGGAACATTAATACCGAAGTATAGAGAGCAAAAGACCAGAGCACATAGTGAATTTATACCATGTAGTGGTTGCAAGGGTTTGTACTCCAAAACTTCATTGAGTGATCATTTTAAGACATGTGTTAGTAAGcagactgataaaaaaaatcaaggagTGAAAGAAGGTCGTTTTTTACTACCTATTCCAGAACATATTAATGGAGGATTTTACAAAGATGTTTTATTATCCATGTCTCAAGATgacatttatatgtatatatatcgcGATCCACTCATACTGAAATTTGGAAAGCGCCTGTATGAAAATAAGGACATCCAGGAACATACATCTAACCACATCAGCTGCAGAATGAGAGAACTAGGCAGACTAATAGGAGAAGCCAAAAAGACACCTGTATGGGGTATCCAGAAGATTGAGGATTGTTTTAGTCCTGAGAAATTTAACAATGTTGTGTCATGTGTGAAGTCCCTTGCTGGATTTAGTGAAGATACACATATGTATGCAACTCCTTCCCTTGCACTGAAAATAGGGTATAGTCTTCAACGATGTGCAAGGATTTATAGATCAGACGGAATTATTGAGTCAGATATAACAAAACAAGAGAATGGTTCAGCTTTCATTCAGTTGTATGAGTCTGATTGGAACGATCTCATCTCTTCCCGTGCACGACAAACTTTGAGTGAGAAAAAGTATAATGCGCCAAAAATGTTACCTCTATGCGAGGATGTGTACAAGCTTAATTCCTAcctaaaagaaaaaatcaaagaacTTTTGATGAAATTGTCGAATGATTCAGCTTTCTACATTGAGCTGGCAAAGATGACGCTATGTCACATAACTCTCTTTAACAGGAAGCGTGGAGGCGATGTGCAGCGTATTACTGTAGACAATTACAAGCAAGCTATTGAAGCACAAAACAGTGTTCCCTACGATGACGAACTTAAATCAAGTTTGTCAGACGTGGAAATTGAGCTTTGTCGTTCTTTGACTCGAATTGAACTCAAAGGCAAACAGGAAAGAAAAGTTGCAATATTACTTACTCCAGAGATGATTAAATGCATTGATCTCTTAATGCAGAAAAGAAGTGATGCAAATGTATgtggaaaatatttatttgctaGACCATCACCCTCCACACGAACACTAAGGGCAAGTGACGTATTGAATGAAATATGTGGGAAAATAGAATTGCGCTATGGAAACATTATAACCTATACAAACCTCAGAAAACACATTGCCACAATGGCACAAATCCATGAGCTTAGTGAAAACGGTCAGGATCAGTTAGCCAAATTCCTTGGCCATGACATAAGAGTCCACAGAGAAATTTATCGGCAACCATTGGATATCATTCAAAAAACAAAGATCTCCAAGATGTTGATGCTAATTAACGAGGGGAAAAATGTCACAGAGATGCTCTTTAATAATCAGG AGGAGGTAAAGGAAATTGACGGGTCCTGTGCTGATGAGAGTGATGGAGAAATGGATTACCAGACTGATAAAGACAGTCTTCATAATAAAAGCGCTCAAG GGAAAAGAAAAGCACCCTCTGATGGCAGATCTACCGATGAAAATTCTGCAGGCAAACGTCACAAAACACAGAAAAAACCATGGAATCCATCTGAAATGAATTCAGTCAACAAGCATTTTTCCCATTTTATTGCAATGTCCAAAGTTCCTGGCAAGAACGATATcgagaatgttttaaaaaaggataaaatcCTTTCCAAAAGAACTTGGAGAAATGTGAAAGATCAAGTGTACAACcttataaaaaaacaaagaaaatgctGA
- the LOC128184715 gene encoding N-lysine methyltransferase KMT5A-like, protein MFEMRMRVCIENGNAILLKRGKSMSRRSRRERGRPGQHGQRIIDRDAFYIKETPNKGRGVFTKKEFGQNEFLLPYEGELLEKEPDVDDTYIFEFTFKGKPYWVDASKEDGSFGRLLNDDHIHPNCRPKVMEIDEKPVICFFSLRPLSSNTELVYDYGPGNIYPWRGKFGMLRNHQKNLTAVYLGMPQIL, encoded by the exons ATGTTCGAAATGCGCATGCGCGTGTGTATAGAAAACGGAAATGCCATTTTGTTGAAGCGGGGGAAAAGTATGTCGAGAAGAAGTCGGAGGGAACGGGGAAGGCCAGGTCAACATGGTCAAAGAATCATTGACCGGGATGCCTTTTATATTAAAGAAACTCCGAATAAAG gaaGAGGTGTATTTACAAAGAAAGAATTTGGACAAAATGAATTCCTATTACCGTATGAAGGAGAGTTATTAGAGAAAGAACCAGATGTAGATGAcacatatatttttgaatttacattcaAAGGAAAGCCTTATTG gGTTGATGCTTCAAAAGAAGATGGATCATTTGGACGTctgttaaatgatgatcatATCCATCCAAATTGTAGACCAAAAGTGATGGAGATTGATGAAAAGCCAGTcatttgttttttctctctaagGCCATTATCCTCAAATACAGAACTGGTATATGACTATGGCCCAGGCAACATCTATCCTTGGAGAGGAAAG ttcgGAATGCTACGGAATCACCAGAAAAACTTAACAGCAGTGTACCTAGGAATGCCACAGATTCTCTAG